A window of the Mus pahari chromosome 1, PAHARI_EIJ_v1.1, whole genome shotgun sequence genome harbors these coding sequences:
- the Pgam1 gene encoding phosphoglycerate mutase 1, translated as MAAYKLVLIRHGESAWNLENRFSGWFDADLSPAGHEEAKRGGQALRDAGYEFDICFTSVQKRAIRTLWTVLDAIDQMWLPVVRTWRLNERHYGGLTGLNKAETAAKHGEAQVKIWRRSYDVPPPPMEPDHPFYSNISKDRRYADLTEDQLPSCESLKDTIARALPFWNEEIVPQIKEGKRVLIAAHGNSLRGIVKHLEGLSEEAIMELNLPTGIPIVYELDKNLKPIKPMQFLGDEETVRKAMEAVAAQGKVKK; from the exons ATGGCTGCCTACAAGCTGGTGCTGATCCGGCATGGCGAGAGCGCCTGGAACCTAGAGAACCGCTTCAGCGGCTGGTTCGACGCCGACCTGAGCCCGGCGGGCCACGAGGAGGCGAAGCGTGGCGGGCAGGCGTTGCGAG ATGCTGGCTATGAATTTGACATCTGCTTCACCTCTGTGCAGAAGAGAGCAATCCGGACCCTCTGGACAGTCCTGGATGCCATTGACCAGATGTGGTTGCCAGTGGTCAGGACTTGGCGCCTCAATGAGCGACACTATGGGGGTCTAACAGGTCTCAACAAAGCAGAAACTGCTGCTAAGCATGGTGAGGCCCAGGTAAAGATCTGGAGACGATCTTACGATGTCCCACCGCCTCCCATGGAGCCTGATCACCCCTTCTACAGCAACATCAGCAAG GATCGCAGGTACGCTGACCTTACTGAGGACCAGCTACCCTCCTGTGAGAGCCTGAAGGACACTATTGCCAGAGCACTGCCCTTCTGGAATGAAGAAATTGTCCCCCAGATCAAGGAGGGGAAAAGGGTCTTGATTGCTGCTCATGGCAACAGCCTTCGGGGCATCGTAAAGCATCTGGAGG GTCTCTCAGAAGAGGCCATCATGGAGCTGAACCTGCCCACAGGCATCCCCATCGTCTATGAACTGGACAAGAACTTGAAGCCCATCAAGCCCATGCAGTTCCTGGGAGATGAGGAGACCGTGCGCAAAGCCATGGAAGCTGTGGCTGCTCAGGGCAAGGTGAAGAAGTGA